One genomic window of Scatophagus argus isolate fScaArg1 chromosome 16, fScaArg1.pri, whole genome shotgun sequence includes the following:
- the LOC124073388 gene encoding matrix Gla protein isoform X1: MRSLLQFLALCAAVSFCVCYESHESTESIEDLFVPPNQANSFITTQRRHVHNPPRGNRFDNYNFMRKMKSPVERSAETCEDYSPCRFYAYHHGYQKAYQRYFGSRPQPQRAAVSRRY, from the exons ATGAGGAGCCTTCTTCAGTTTCTGGCACTCTGTGCTGccgtctctttctgtgtctgctaTG AATCTCATGAAAGCACAGAATCCATTGAAG ATTTGTTTGTGCCCCCAAACCAAGCCAACTCATTCATAACAACGCAGAGGAGACACGTACACAACCCACCCAGAGGGAACAGATTCGACAATTACAACTTCATGAG GAAGATGAAGTCTCCAGTGGAGAGGAGTGCAGAGACCTGTGAGGACTACTCTCCCTGCCGCTTCTACGCCTACCACCACGGCTATCAGAAGGCCTACCAGAGATACTTTGGCTCCAGACCTCAACCCCAGAGAGCAGCTGTGTCTCGTCGATACTGA
- the LOC124073388 gene encoding matrix Gla protein isoform X2 yields the protein MRSLLQFLALCAAVSFCVCYDLFVPPNQANSFITTQRRHVHNPPRGNRFDNYNFMRKMKSPVERSAETCEDYSPCRFYAYHHGYQKAYQRYFGSRPQPQRAAVSRRY from the exons ATGAGGAGCCTTCTTCAGTTTCTGGCACTCTGTGCTGccgtctctttctgtgtctgctaTG ATTTGTTTGTGCCCCCAAACCAAGCCAACTCATTCATAACAACGCAGAGGAGACACGTACACAACCCACCCAGAGGGAACAGATTCGACAATTACAACTTCATGAG GAAGATGAAGTCTCCAGTGGAGAGGAGTGCAGAGACCTGTGAGGACTACTCTCCCTGCCGCTTCTACGCCTACCACCACGGCTATCAGAAGGCCTACCAGAGATACTTTGGCTCCAGACCTCAACCCCAGAGAGCAGCTGTGTCTCGTCGATACTGA